Proteins co-encoded in one Nonlabens agnitus genomic window:
- the mreC gene encoding rod shape-determining protein MreC: MQHIINFLIKYRNLLLYLFLFTVGLVFTIQSHEYHRNSFIHSTGNVTGNILQVRNDVYSYFDLNRQNTYLSEENARLRMRLLAVGDTLLGDEATLMFSDGLPYKVMPARVVKNSYDKLDNFITLDIGSSENIQPDMGVITSNGIVGIVDVTSDEFSRVISVLNSEISLNAQIKNTATIGSLVWDGSDPYKMSLIDVPRLATVSKGDTIITGQQSTTFPPDIEIGVIEDAELIDNGSRYRIDVRLFNDMTDLGHVYVIKNRDTEALKVIDTLTNE; this comes from the coding sequence ATGCAACATATCATCAATTTTCTGATCAAGTACAGAAACTTGCTGTTGTATCTATTCTTGTTTACTGTAGGATTGGTGTTTACCATCCAGTCGCATGAATATCATCGCAATTCTTTTATTCACTCCACAGGTAACGTGACGGGAAATATTCTCCAAGTGAGAAATGATGTCTATTCCTATTTTGATCTGAACAGACAAAACACCTATTTAAGCGAGGAGAATGCTAGACTGCGCATGAGATTACTGGCCGTAGGTGATACTCTTTTAGGAGATGAGGCGACCTTAATGTTTTCGGACGGTCTTCCTTATAAAGTGATGCCTGCTAGAGTGGTCAAGAATAGCTACGATAAGTTGGATAACTTTATAACGCTGGATATAGGTTCCAGTGAAAATATCCAGCCCGATATGGGTGTGATCACCAGCAATGGAATCGTAGGTATCGTTGATGTTACAAGCGATGAATTCTCACGAGTTATTTCGGTTTTAAATTCTGAGATATCACTCAACGCCCAAATTAAAAATACGGCTACGATAGGTTCGTTAGTTTGGGATGGATCAGATCCTTATAAGATGAGCTTGATTGACGTCCCAAGACTGGCAACAGTTTCTAAAGGTGATACCATTATTACTGGACAACAATCCACAACGTTCCCACCAGATATAGAAATAGGAGTTATTGAAGATGCAGAGCTTATTGACAACGGATCCAGATATAGAATTGATGTGAGGTTATTCAATGACATGACAGATTTAGGTCATGTCTATGTCATCAAAAATCGAGACACTGAGGCGCTCAAGGTAATAGATACATTGACTAATGAATGA
- a CDS encoding rod shape-determining protein produces the protein MGFFDFLTEDIAIDLGTANTLIVHNGKVVVDSPSIVARDRTTGKIIAVGKEAAMMQGKTHENIKTIRPLKDGVIADFDASEKMISMFIKEIPALKKKLFTPSLRMVICIPSGITEVEMRAVKDSAERVNGKEVYLIHEPMAAAIGIGIDIMQPKGNMIVDIGGGTTEIAVIALGGIVCDKSVKIAGDVFTNDIVYYMRTQHNLYVGERTAEKIKIQIGAATEDLEVPPEEMNVQGRDLLTGKPKEVKIGYREIAKALDKSILRVEDAVMETLSQTPPELAADIYNTGIYLAGGGSMLRGLDKRLSQKTDLPVYIAEDPLRAVVRGTGLTLKNLDKYKSVLANK, from the coding sequence ATGGGATTTTTTGATTTTCTTACTGAAGATATTGCCATCGATTTAGGTACGGCAAATACACTCATTGTCCACAACGGTAAAGTTGTCGTGGACAGTCCATCCATTGTCGCTCGTGATCGAACTACAGGCAAGATCATTGCTGTAGGTAAGGAAGCTGCGATGATGCAGGGAAAAACGCATGAAAATATCAAAACCATTCGCCCATTGAAGGATGGCGTTATTGCAGATTTTGATGCCAGTGAAAAGATGATTTCCATGTTTATCAAGGAAATTCCTGCTCTTAAGAAAAAACTCTTTACACCATCCTTGAGAATGGTGATCTGTATACCTTCAGGAATTACTGAGGTTGAAATGCGTGCAGTTAAGGATAGTGCAGAGCGTGTGAATGGTAAAGAAGTGTATTTGATACACGAGCCTATGGCAGCTGCTATCGGTATTGGTATTGATATCATGCAGCCTAAAGGGAACATGATCGTGGACATAGGTGGTGGAACGACAGAAATCGCTGTAATTGCCTTAGGAGGTATCGTTTGTGATAAATCGGTCAAGATTGCAGGTGATGTATTCACCAATGATATTGTTTACTACATGCGCACCCAGCACAATTTATATGTAGGTGAGCGCACTGCAGAGAAAATTAAAATCCAAATAGGAGCAGCGACTGAAGACCTTGAAGTGCCACCAGAAGAGATGAACGTTCAAGGACGTGACTTACTTACCGGTAAACCTAAAGAAGTAAAGATAGGTTATCGCGAGATCGCCAAGGCGCTTGATAAATCCATCCTGCGTGTTGAGGATGCCGTTATGGAGACCTTGTCCCAAACGCCACCAGAACTCGCAGCCGATATCTACAATACGGGTATTTATCTTGCCGGTGGTGGATCCATGTTGAGAGGTCTTGATAAACGACTGTCGCAAAAGACAGACCTGCCAGTGTATATTGCAGAGGATCCATTGCGAGCGGTAGTAAGAGGTACTGGACTAACGCTCAAAAACCTGGATAAATACAAAAGCGTATTAGCTAACAAGTAA
- the purH gene encoding bifunctional phosphoribosylaminoimidazolecarboxamide formyltransferase/IMP cyclohydrolase, whose protein sequence is MSQIKAKSALISVFHKDGLAPVVQKMNELGITIYSTGGTEKFIKELNVPVTPVEDVTSYPSILGGRVKTLHPKVFGGILNRRDHDGDQSQIEDYDIPQIDIVIVDLYPFEDTVASGASEQDIIEKIDIGGISLIRAAAKNYKDTVCVATMNDYEELLEVLEAGNGETSLEQRKKFATTAFNISSHYDSAIYSYFAGDDAEKALKVSEPHVMPLRYGENPHQRGWFYGNFDEMFTKLHGKELSYNNLLDVDAAVNLMSEFVDDQPTFAIFKHNNACGVAQRDTIHQAYVDALEGDPVSAFGGILISNTEIDVPTAEKIHELFCEVVIAPSFDPNALDILMGKKNRIMLELGEGALSRKRDTNKLEVRASLNGYLVQDPNLKTDEKQDLKNATERTATDSEIEDLLFASKICKHTKSNTIVLAKGKQLCASGTGQTSRVDALNQAIHKAQSFKFDLDGAVMASDAFFPFPDCVEIADNAGIKAVIQPGGSIKDQLSIDYCNKNQIAMVFTGTRHFKH, encoded by the coding sequence ATGAGCCAAATCAAAGCAAAAAGTGCCTTAATATCTGTTTTTCATAAAGACGGACTCGCTCCAGTCGTCCAGAAAATGAATGAATTGGGAATCACTATTTATTCTACTGGTGGTACTGAAAAGTTCATCAAGGAATTAAATGTTCCTGTGACTCCAGTCGAGGATGTTACGAGCTATCCATCAATTTTAGGTGGTCGCGTGAAGACTTTGCACCCTAAAGTTTTTGGTGGAATTTTGAATAGGCGTGACCATGATGGCGATCAATCCCAAATTGAGGACTACGATATACCGCAAATCGATATCGTAATCGTGGATCTTTATCCGTTTGAAGATACGGTAGCGAGTGGCGCGAGTGAGCAGGATATTATTGAGAAAATTGATATAGGTGGTATCTCATTGATACGTGCCGCTGCCAAAAACTACAAAGACACCGTTTGTGTGGCTACTATGAACGACTATGAAGAGTTGCTGGAAGTTCTAGAAGCTGGAAACGGTGAAACAAGCCTTGAGCAACGCAAGAAATTTGCAACCACGGCATTTAATATTTCCTCGCATTATGACAGTGCGATCTATAGTTATTTCGCTGGCGATGATGCAGAAAAGGCCCTTAAGGTAAGCGAGCCGCATGTGATGCCGTTGCGCTATGGCGAGAATCCACACCAGCGTGGTTGGTTCTATGGGAATTTTGATGAGATGTTTACTAAGCTTCATGGTAAAGAATTGTCTTATAATAACTTACTGGACGTCGATGCCGCTGTCAATCTGATGAGCGAGTTTGTGGATGATCAACCTACGTTTGCCATTTTCAAACATAACAATGCCTGTGGAGTAGCGCAGCGCGACACGATCCACCAGGCTTATGTAGATGCTTTGGAAGGTGACCCAGTTTCTGCCTTTGGAGGGATTTTGATATCCAATACAGAAATTGATGTCCCGACAGCAGAGAAAATTCACGAACTCTTCTGCGAGGTAGTGATCGCGCCATCTTTTGACCCTAATGCACTGGATATTTTGATGGGTAAAAAGAATAGGATCATGCTGGAACTTGGAGAAGGTGCGCTTTCGCGAAAGCGAGATACCAACAAGCTGGAAGTGCGAGCTTCATTGAATGGTTACCTCGTCCAAGATCCTAACCTCAAAACCGATGAAAAGCAGGATTTGAAGAACGCCACAGAGCGAACTGCCACAGATAGCGAGATTGAAGATCTTCTTTTTGCTTCTAAAATTTGCAAGCATACCAAGTCGAATACCATCGTGCTTGCCAAGGGAAAACAACTTTGCGCCAGTGGTACTGGGCAAACCTCACGTGTTGACGCCTTGAACCAAGCTATTCACAAGGCACAATCCTTCAAATTTGATCTGGATGGTGCGGTCATGGCGAGCGATGCGTTTTTTCCTTTCCCAGATTGTGTAGAAATCGCTGATAACGCGGGAATCAAGGCGGTCATCCAACCTGGTGGCTCGATTAAGGATCAACTTTCCATCGATTATTGCAATAAAAATCAAATTGCCATGGTTTTTACGGGTACAAGACACTTTAAACACTAG
- a CDS encoding ABC transporter permease, with amino-acid sequence MLIYLRVLKESFFFALNALRTNLLRTFLSLLGVTIGIFAIIGVLAAIDSLENEIQDGLSSLDISTIYVLRISFGPTELEPYQYQKFPNVSYEEYLMLKRSVPDLAAISYTFFTSPENVKFEDNTVTGVNIQPHTADFYDLESLKLVDGRFFNESEDLSGSPVVVLGYEIAQNLFDNQNPIGKRVRLYGNKFTVIGVLEKEGASGVSMGPGKDESAYIPVNFIRRIYSDKNQNTTTAMIMKPKPGTDLDEFMATVEQRLRTARGLKSEDINTFFINPLKGFADFIDQVTGVMTLIGVIISGFSMLVGGFGIANIMFVSVKERTNLIGIQKSLGAKSRFILSQFLFESVILAVFGGLFGLLFVWLGTIVANSMSENFKFILSAYNVILGTSISAGVGLLAGIIPAILASRMDPVEAIRTGM; translated from the coding sequence ATGCTCATCTATCTTAGAGTTCTTAAAGAGAGTTTCTTTTTTGCACTCAATGCATTGCGCACCAACCTATTGCGAACCTTTTTATCATTGCTAGGCGTGACCATAGGGATCTTTGCGATCATAGGTGTACTGGCAGCGATCGATTCCCTAGAGAATGAGATTCAGGATGGTTTGAGCTCACTGGACATTTCAACAATTTATGTGTTGCGAATATCCTTTGGCCCTACAGAGTTAGAGCCTTACCAATACCAAAAGTTCCCCAATGTTTCTTACGAGGAATACCTCATGCTCAAACGCAGCGTACCAGATCTAGCCGCCATAAGCTATACCTTCTTTACTTCTCCAGAAAACGTCAAGTTTGAAGATAATACCGTGACTGGCGTCAATATTCAACCGCATACAGCAGATTTCTATGATCTGGAAAGTCTTAAACTGGTGGACGGTCGCTTTTTTAATGAATCAGAAGACTTGAGCGGTTCTCCAGTCGTCGTTTTAGGTTATGAAATAGCCCAAAATCTATTTGATAACCAAAATCCCATCGGGAAGCGCGTTAGGCTTTACGGTAATAAGTTTACCGTTATAGGTGTACTGGAAAAAGAAGGAGCATCTGGTGTGAGCATGGGACCAGGAAAAGACGAATCTGCCTACATTCCCGTGAACTTCATACGTCGTATCTACAGCGATAAAAACCAAAACACGACCACCGCCATGATCATGAAGCCCAAACCAGGAACTGATCTTGATGAGTTCATGGCAACGGTAGAGCAACGTTTGCGTACTGCTAGAGGATTGAAAAGTGAAGACATCAACACCTTCTTTATCAATCCATTAAAGGGTTTTGCAGATTTTATTGATCAAGTCACTGGAGTCATGACCTTGATAGGTGTCATCATTTCTGGATTCTCGATGCTGGTAGGCGGATTTGGGATTGCCAACATCATGTTTGTGAGCGTCAAGGAACGTACTAACCTCATAGGAATTCAAAAATCCCTAGGTGCCAAAAGTCGCTTTATACTTTCACAATTTCTATTTGAATCTGTCATTCTTGCCGTTTTCGGTGGATTGTTTGGACTTTTATTTGTCTGGCTGGGTACTATTGTAGCAAACTCCATGTCCGAAAATTTTAAGTTTATTCTTTCTGCCTACAATGTTATTCTAGGTACTAGCATATCTGCTGGAGTCGGTTTGCTGGCTGGTATCATTCCTGCAATATTAGCATCGCGCATGGATCCTGTAGAGGCTATCCGCACAGGAATGTAA
- a CDS encoding diphosphomevalonate/mevalonate 3,5-bisphosphate decarboxylase family protein has protein sequence MEEQFQLTATPQPKSQLSASWQAPSNIALVKYWGKHGMQLPANPSISFTLNDCRTITTMTATQSEKHGFEVLLDGTSKPSFAPKIEAYFERIEAYSPWIKNYHFKIETSNTFPHSSGIASSASSMAAMSSCIVAMESDLTGTAIDKKKASFLARLGSGSACRSLEGKLVVWGNHEDTAGSSDLYGIDVSEKLHPIFQDFQDTILLVDKGEKTVSSTVGHELMNGHAFAKARFQQAHSNLSKIKEYLFNGDLEGFIKITESEALTLHSMMMTSHPYFILMKPNTLSIIEEIWKFRSSTNTSVCFTLDAGANVHMLYPAAHKQAVEELIKSKLAQYCQNEHYICDYIGNGASAV, from the coding sequence TTGGAAGAACAGTTTCAACTAACCGCAACACCTCAGCCCAAATCACAACTTAGTGCTTCCTGGCAAGCACCATCCAACATTGCGTTAGTCAAGTATTGGGGCAAGCATGGCATGCAGTTGCCTGCAAATCCGTCGATTAGTTTTACACTCAATGATTGCCGTACGATCACTACCATGACCGCTACTCAATCTGAAAAACACGGTTTTGAAGTCTTGTTAGACGGCACATCAAAGCCTTCTTTTGCGCCAAAAATCGAAGCTTATTTCGAGCGTATTGAGGCCTACTCGCCATGGATCAAAAACTATCATTTCAAGATAGAGACCAGCAACACGTTCCCGCACAGCAGCGGTATCGCTAGTAGTGCGAGCAGTATGGCTGCGATGTCGTCGTGTATTGTTGCCATGGAAAGTGACTTAACCGGTACAGCCATTGACAAGAAGAAAGCCAGTTTTTTGGCACGTTTGGGCTCTGGAAGCGCTTGTAGAAGTCTTGAAGGTAAACTGGTCGTTTGGGGTAATCATGAAGATACCGCAGGCAGTTCAGATCTATACGGTATTGACGTGAGCGAGAAGCTTCATCCTATTTTTCAGGATTTTCAAGACACCATCTTGTTAGTGGACAAAGGCGAGAAAACAGTAAGTTCTACAGTAGGTCATGAGCTTATGAACGGGCACGCTTTCGCGAAAGCGAGATTCCAACAAGCCCATTCCAACTTATCAAAAATCAAGGAGTATTTATTCAACGGCGACCTGGAAGGATTCATTAAAATCACCGAAAGTGAAGCACTCACACTGCACTCCATGATGATGACGTCTCATCCCTATTTTATCCTCATGAAGCCCAACACGCTGTCGATCATCGAGGAGATCTGGAAATTTAGATCCAGTACAAATACTTCCGTGTGTTTCACGCTGGACGCTGGTGCAAACGTACACATGCTGTATCCTGCGGCGCATAAGCAAGCTGTTGAAGAATTGATTAAGAGTAAATTAGCGCAGTATTGTCAAAATGAACATTATATTTGTGATTATATAGGCAACGGCGCCAGCGCTGTTTAG
- a CDS encoding mevalonate kinase family protein, whose translation MKGPLFYSKILLFGEYGIIKDSKGLSIPYNFYKGALKIAETPDEKALASNASLARLADHIEQLVENDMDFPAFDIKSMRADVDAGMYFDSSIPQGYGVGSSGALVASIYDKYAINKITVLENLTREKLLILKDIFGKIESFFHGKSSGLDPLNSYLSLPILINSKEDIEPAGIPSQLATGNGAVFLLDSGVVGETAPMVNIFMENMKKEGFRKMLKEQFVKYTDSCVEDFLSGDVKGLFGNVKKLSGTVLDNFKPMIPAQFHELWKKGLDTGDYYLKLCGSGGGGYILGFTEDLPKAQKALKDYKLEVVYNF comes from the coding sequence ATGAAAGGACCATTATTCTATTCAAAGATTCTTCTTTTTGGCGAGTACGGCATCATCAAGGATTCCAAAGGACTTTCCATTCCCTACAATTTTTACAAAGGAGCGCTTAAAATCGCCGAAACACCGGACGAAAAGGCTCTAGCATCCAACGCTAGCCTTGCCAGACTTGCAGACCATATTGAACAACTGGTAGAGAACGACATGGACTTTCCAGCGTTTGATATCAAGTCCATGAGAGCAGATGTGGATGCAGGTATGTACTTTGACAGTAGCATACCACAAGGTTATGGTGTAGGAAGTAGTGGTGCTCTTGTAGCGTCTATTTATGACAAGTATGCGATCAATAAAATCACGGTTTTAGAAAACCTAACGCGTGAAAAATTATTGATCCTGAAAGATATTTTTGGCAAGATTGAGAGTTTTTTCCACGGGAAAAGTTCTGGCTTGGATCCATTAAACAGTTATTTGAGCCTTCCTATTCTTATAAATAGTAAGGAAGATATTGAACCTGCTGGCATACCATCGCAACTTGCTACCGGTAATGGAGCGGTCTTCTTATTGGACTCTGGAGTTGTGGGAGAAACGGCGCCTATGGTCAACATTTTTATGGAAAACATGAAGAAAGAAGGTTTCCGTAAGATGTTAAAGGAGCAATTTGTAAAATACACCGATTCTTGTGTGGAGGATTTCTTGAGTGGCGATGTGAAAGGACTTTTTGGCAATGTCAAAAAACTTTCTGGAACCGTACTGGACAATTTCAAGCCTATGATTCCTGCACAATTCCACGAGCTATGGAAAAAAGGATTAGACACTGGTGATTACTATTTAAAACTATGTGGATCTGGTGGTGGTGGTTACATCCTCGGTTTTACTGAAGATTTGCCCAAAGCACAAAAAGCATTAAAGGATTATAAACTGGAAGTAGTTTATAATTTCTAA
- a CDS encoding geranylgeranylglycerol-phosphate geranylgeranyltransferase — protein MPATQTMTKNRSSTRILTVKVLSLFSSVRLYNIGLIAIAQLFATIFIIAPDTPVLEILSDYRLWLIIIASAAAIAGGYIINNFYDREKDLINRPQKTLLENQVKQSTLWTVYFTLNGAAFVMGMIVSWRAGLFYALYITAMWLYSHKIKKVLFVGNLMAAALAVSPFFVLFMYYKNFYPVILVHGLFLFLIIGMRELIKDLENLRGDLAQNYQTLPVVLGERASKKFYTVLTVITIVPIAALILRFETGYMNYYFAFITGALLVCLPLLWSSRRKREYLLIHFILKVIIVAGVFSILLIDLPAIVNRIQTFL, from the coding sequence ATGCCAGCAACACAAACGATGACTAAAAACAGATCCAGCACGCGGATTCTTACCGTCAAGGTATTGAGCTTGTTTTCTAGCGTTCGCTTGTATAACATAGGTCTGATAGCTATCGCGCAGCTGTTTGCCACTATTTTCATCATCGCGCCAGATACACCAGTATTAGAAATTTTAAGCGACTACAGGTTGTGGCTCATCATAATCGCATCTGCTGCCGCGATCGCTGGTGGTTATATCATCAATAACTTTTACGACCGAGAGAAGGACTTGATCAATAGGCCTCAAAAAACGCTTTTGGAAAATCAGGTAAAACAGTCCACTTTATGGACCGTTTACTTCACACTCAATGGCGCGGCGTTTGTGATGGGAATGATCGTTTCCTGGCGCGCCGGGCTTTTTTATGCGCTCTATATTACTGCCATGTGGTTGTATTCACACAAGATCAAGAAAGTACTTTTTGTAGGGAACTTGATGGCCGCAGCACTGGCTGTGAGTCCGTTTTTTGTATTGTTCATGTACTATAAAAATTTCTATCCAGTCATTTTGGTTCATGGGTTGTTTCTCTTTCTCATCATAGGTATGCGCGAATTGATCAAGGATCTGGAAAACCTGCGCGGCGATCTGGCCCAAAATTACCAGACTTTGCCTGTGGTACTGGGCGAGCGTGCCTCAAAGAAGTTCTACACGGTGCTCACCGTCATTACCATTGTTCCCATAGCGGCGCTCATATTGAGATTTGAAACCGGTTACATGAATTATTATTTTGCGTTTATTACGGGTGCTTTGCTCGTTTGTTTACCGCTATTATGGTCCTCACGACGCAAGCGCGAGTATTTACTTATTCATTTCATTCTCAAAGTGATTATTGTAGCTGGCGTCTTTTCCATTTTACTGATTGATTTACCAGCCATTGTCAATAGAATACAAACCTTTTTATGA
- a CDS encoding carbon-nitrogen hydrolase family protein, with protein sequence MNLSTIKVALAQIAPVWLDHAATLHKVLETLKEAKTNGAELVVFGEALLPGYPFWLALTDGAAWNKSVVKELHRHYALNAVDIDRGDLEDVCAFAKANRIAIYLGIIERPSDRGGHSLYASLVYIDQNGVIQSVHRKLQPTYDERLTWSPGDGNGLVTHKLEDFTVSGLNCWENWMPLPRAAMYAQGTNLHVAAWPGSDHNTKDITRFIAREGRTYVLSVSCMMFKEDFPAGTPHLEEILANAPAVLANGGSCIAGPDGEWIIEPQIGKEEVLYATLDLNRVFEERQSFDAAGHYSRPDVTQLNVNRERQTTVKFKD encoded by the coding sequence ATGAATCTTTCTACCATCAAAGTAGCTCTCGCACAAATAGCTCCGGTCTGGCTGGATCATGCTGCCACACTGCACAAAGTTTTGGAAACCCTAAAGGAAGCCAAAACAAATGGTGCTGAGCTGGTGGTTTTCGGTGAGGCACTATTGCCGGGTTATCCGTTCTGGCTGGCCTTAACAGATGGCGCTGCCTGGAACAAAAGCGTGGTGAAGGAACTGCACAGACATTATGCGCTCAATGCGGTGGACATCGACCGTGGAGATTTGGAGGATGTTTGCGCTTTCGCGAAAGCGAACCGAATAGCAATCTATCTAGGAATCATTGAACGTCCTAGCGATCGCGGCGGTCATTCCCTGTACGCGAGCCTGGTTTACATTGACCAAAACGGCGTAATCCAAAGCGTACATCGCAAACTACAGCCCACCTATGACGAGCGACTTACCTGGTCGCCTGGTGATGGTAATGGACTGGTAACACACAAACTCGAGGACTTTACGGTAAGTGGCCTGAACTGCTGGGAAAACTGGATGCCTTTACCTCGAGCTGCCATGTATGCGCAAGGTACCAATCTGCATGTGGCAGCCTGGCCTGGCAGCGATCACAACACAAAGGACATCACGAGATTTATCGCACGAGAAGGAAGAACGTATGTGTTGTCGGTTTCCTGCATGATGTTCAAAGAAGATTTTCCTGCTGGCACTCCGCATCTGGAAGAAATTCTGGCAAATGCACCAGCCGTACTGGCTAATGGTGGCAGTTGCATCGCAGGTCCAGATGGCGAATGGATCATCGAGCCGCAAATAGGCAAGGAAGAAGTACTTTATGCCACGCTAGATCTAAATCGGGTGTTTGAAGAACGACAGAGTTTTGACGCTGCCGGCCATTATTCCAGACCTGATGTCACACAGTTAAACGTCAATAGAGAGCGACAAACAACGGTGAAGTTTAAGGATTGA
- a CDS encoding pseudouridine synthase, protein MSRGNEGSSGKGSGRQGGKSGSSSKGGNRRNAGSQDHKSNTSGRGGASTKNTRGGKNQVIGTSRSGNPVTKKEYINRKKKENSTSKKSSATGIRLNKYIANSGLCSRRDADIYIAAGSVTVNDKPVTEMGFRVQPSDEVKFDGRSIEPKRKEYFLLNKPKGFITPRTGEKQSKTVMDLMATASSSRLHYIGRLGRKSLGLMIFTNDLEIANIMNNPKKRLRKIYHVALDRSFKHEDLMKIRNGVTIEGEEIKVEDINYVEGGKNNEIGIEVHSGKDNIVQRIFDSVGYEVVTLDRVVIGGLTKKDLPRGHYRLLSKQEIINLKMLA, encoded by the coding sequence ATGAGCAGAGGCAATGAAGGATCTAGTGGTAAAGGCAGTGGCCGTCAAGGCGGCAAGTCTGGATCCAGTAGTAAAGGCGGAAACAGAAGAAATGCTGGTTCTCAGGACCATAAAAGCAACACCTCAGGTCGTGGTGGAGCATCCACAAAAAATACACGCGGTGGTAAAAACCAGGTGATAGGTACTTCCAGATCTGGAAATCCAGTAACCAAAAAGGAATACATCAATCGCAAGAAGAAAGAGAACTCTACCAGCAAAAAGAGCTCAGCAACTGGAATAAGATTGAATAAATATATAGCGAACAGTGGTCTTTGCAGCCGTCGCGATGCTGATATCTACATCGCTGCAGGAAGCGTAACCGTAAACGACAAGCCGGTAACCGAAATGGGTTTCCGAGTGCAGCCATCTGACGAGGTGAAATTTGACGGCCGTTCTATAGAGCCTAAAAGAAAAGAATACTTCCTACTCAATAAACCTAAAGGCTTTATCACACCTAGAACCGGAGAAAAGCAAAGCAAAACCGTGATGGATTTGATGGCAACGGCCTCATCCAGCAGGTTGCACTATATAGGACGACTAGGCAGAAAATCATTAGGACTCATGATATTTACCAACGATCTAGAGATCGCAAATATCATGAACAATCCTAAAAAGCGCTTGCGCAAAATTTATCATGTCGCTCTGGACCGCAGCTTCAAGCATGAAGACCTCATGAAAATACGCAACGGTGTCACCATCGAGGGCGAAGAAATTAAAGTCGAGGACATAAATTATGTGGAAGGCGGCAAGAACAACGAGATAGGTATCGAGGTGCACAGCGGCAAGGACAACATCGTACAACGTATCTTTGACAGTGTAGGCTATGAAGTGGTGACTCTGGATCGTGTCGTTATAGGTGGCCTGACTAAAAAAGACTTGCCTCGTGGTCACTATAGATTACTAAGCAAACAAGAGATTATCAACCTTAAAATGCTCGCATAA